In one window of bacterium DNA:
- the rsmA gene encoding 16S rRNA (adenine(1518)-N(6)/adenine(1519)-N(6))-dimethyltransferase RsmA, whose product MQTLLKKSLGQNFLKDAEAAERIADGWGDLSTNDVLEVGPGDGRLTRHLLKRAKRVIAVEIDKRWADQLWRTFEGHPGFVLRHDDVTKIQWEREVNKPFVLFGNLPYHLSSSILFGAIEYIRRRQADPSLPQLLGMVVMLQKEVALRAASEPGSSEYGLLSSFLQLYGTTEVLFHLPPSAFVPAPKVYSSVLKVTFDKLDVAIDNWLLFNSIVRAGYAGRRKMLRNTLPAIRPPLPAGFLDLNFDYSRRPQTLSPVEWVALANELSAMGKWSPVQKKKKEKPYKLVTNDDSDEMLDEEDDSLLT is encoded by the coding sequence ATGCAAACATTACTGAAAAAATCGCTGGGACAAAATTTTCTGAAAGACGCTGAAGCCGCCGAGCGAATTGCCGACGGTTGGGGCGATTTGTCGACTAACGACGTATTGGAAGTCGGACCCGGCGACGGCAGATTGACGCGACACTTATTGAAACGAGCGAAACGGGTGATTGCCGTCGAAATCGATAAGCGCTGGGCAGACCAATTGTGGCGCACTTTTGAAGGACACCCCGGTTTTGTTTTACGGCATGACGATGTCACAAAAATCCAGTGGGAACGCGAAGTCAACAAGCCATTCGTATTGTTTGGCAATCTCCCTTATCACTTGAGTTCTTCGATCTTGTTTGGTGCCATCGAGTATATCCGCCGTCGTCAAGCCGATCCATCGTTGCCGCAACTGCTCGGTATGGTTGTGATGCTGCAAAAAGAAGTTGCATTACGCGCCGCCTCGGAACCGGGCAGCAGCGAATACGGACTGCTCTCGTCATTTCTACAGTTATATGGCACAACCGAAGTATTGTTTCATCTCCCGCCTTCCGCCTTTGTTCCCGCGCCGAAAGTGTATTCCTCGGTGCTAAAAGTAACTTTCGATAAATTGGATGTCGCAATCGACAATTGGTTACTGTTTAACTCAATCGTGCGGGCGGGATATGCCGGTCGACGAAAAATGCTACGCAATACGCTACCAGCAATCCGTCCACCACTCCCGGCAGGATTTCTCGATCTGAACTTCGATTACTCGCGGCGTCCTCAGACGCTTTCGCCGGTCGAATGGGTCGCTTTAGCCAACGAATTATCGGCAATGGGAAAATGGTCGCCGGTGCAGAAGAAGAAAAAAGAGAAGCCGTACAAACTTGTTACCAACGACGACAGCGATGAGATGCTTGATGAGGAAGACGACTCGCTACTTACTTAA
- the queG gene encoding tRNA epoxyqueuosine(34) reductase QueG produces the protein MSQTNSTDLRQWITEQAKSLGFAYIAFSPVQAPSPTIGHFDRWIAANLFGTMSYLPRGRNRRADPNQILPGAKWFISVAVNYSTVEIPASITTDPSRGQIARYAHGKDYHDWLLPPLLDLGKLLDAKWGVQSKAYVDTGAILERAVAADGGTGFIGKNTCLINPRAGSYLLLGELLTTADLPVPPDQPVGAITEVSMKAKPSCGSCTRCLQACPSDAILEPFVLDANRCISYLTIEYRGIIPEELRPKMKNWIFGCDECQTCCPWNRFAQPHRQPELSHDWEEWHPPLLSLIELDEKKFKERFADTPLLRPGRDAFLRNVAIALANWNSPEARDALQYLAYDTSPLVRAHLPRKLLSDDANG, from the coding sequence ATGTCTCAAACAAATAGCACAGATTTACGGCAGTGGATCACCGAACAGGCGAAATCGCTGGGGTTCGCGTATATCGCTTTTTCTCCGGTCCAAGCGCCTTCCCCAACCATCGGTCATTTCGACCGGTGGATTGCCGCGAATCTGTTTGGGACAATGAGCTACCTTCCCCGCGGTAGAAACCGTCGCGCCGATCCCAACCAAATCTTACCCGGTGCAAAATGGTTCATCTCAGTTGCGGTAAATTATTCCACAGTGGAAATTCCCGCTTCTATTACAACCGATCCTTCACGTGGACAAATCGCGCGGTATGCGCATGGGAAGGATTATCACGATTGGCTGCTCCCACCACTACTCGATTTAGGAAAACTGCTCGATGCGAAATGGGGAGTGCAGTCGAAAGCTTATGTCGATACGGGTGCGATCTTGGAACGTGCGGTTGCCGCCGATGGCGGAACCGGTTTCATTGGGAAAAACACTTGTTTGATTAATCCCCGCGCCGGGTCATATCTATTGCTTGGCGAGCTACTCACAACCGCCGATTTGCCGGTGCCGCCTGATCAACCGGTCGGCGCAATCACAGAAGTATCGATGAAAGCAAAACCGTCCTGTGGCAGTTGTACCCGCTGTTTACAAGCTTGTCCCAGCGACGCGATTCTCGAACCGTTTGTCTTGGATGCGAACCGTTGCATTAGCTATTTGACAATTGAGTACCGGGGGATTATACCAGAAGAACTTCGTCCGAAAATGAAAAACTGGATTTTTGGTTGTGACGAATGTCAGACCTGTTGTCCGTGGAATCGGTTTGCTCAGCCGCATCGGCAACCTGAGCTGTCTCACGATTGGGAGGAGTGGCATCCTCCCTTGCTTTCGCTAATCGAGTTGGATGAGAAGAAATTCAAGGAGCGTTTCGCGGACACACCGTTGTTACGTCCGGGACGCGATGCCTTCCTGCGAAATGTTGCGATTGCATTGGCGAATTGGAATAGTCCGGAAGCCCGCGACGCCCTGCAATACCTTGCCTACGACACTTCCCCCTTGGTGCGCGCGCATCTCCCGAGGAAACTTTTAAGCGACGACGCGAACGGTTAA
- the cdd gene encoding cytidine deaminase, whose amino-acid sequence MSESKYRSLLEQAKIARGFAHAKYSHFQVGAALLTASGKIYTGSNVESSSYGLSICAERVALVKALSEGESEFTAIAVIADTKEPVSPCGACRQLLHDYAPQAAVVLGNTAGDFRESTVANLLPDAFDDNALIQTKQPTNH is encoded by the coding sequence ATGTCCGAATCGAAATACCGTTCGCTATTGGAACAAGCCAAAATTGCCCGGGGGTTCGCCCACGCGAAGTATTCCCATTTTCAAGTTGGTGCCGCCTTGCTCACTGCTTCGGGAAAAATCTATACCGGGAGTAATGTGGAAAGCAGTAGCTATGGCCTTTCCATTTGTGCTGAGCGGGTAGCGCTGGTGAAAGCACTGAGTGAAGGGGAAAGTGAGTTTACTGCCATCGCAGTGATTGCCGATACCAAAGAACCGGTATCCCCCTGTGGCGCTTGTCGCCAGTTACTGCACGATTATGCCCCCCAAGCCGCAGTGGTGTTAGGAAACACCGCCGGCGATTTCCGGGAATCGACTGTAGCCAATCTCTTACCGGATGCGTTCGACGATAACGCATTAATTCAAACGAAACAACCTACCAACCATTGA
- the udk gene encoding uridine kinase, with product MSRGILIGIAGGTGSGKTLVARSIFERLGSEDVMVIQQDSYYRDLAHLPPAERAKFNFDHPQAFERELLVEQINDLLDGKTIQQPIYDYSTHTRTDETLPIGPHHVIVLEGILVLDDPELRKLMDIKVYVDTDADIRLARRILRDIQERGRSITNVLKQYEETVRVMHLLFVEPSKRYSDIIIPEGGYNHVAIDLLVTKIRDLLAHRK from the coding sequence GTGAGCCGCGGAATACTTATCGGAATCGCTGGAGGAACGGGAAGCGGGAAGACCTTAGTCGCTCGTTCGATCTTTGAACGGTTGGGCAGCGAAGATGTCATGGTGATTCAACAGGATTCCTATTACCGAGACTTGGCGCATCTACCACCCGCGGAACGGGCAAAGTTCAATTTCGATCATCCACAGGCGTTTGAACGGGAATTGTTGGTGGAGCAGATAAACGATTTACTCGATGGGAAAACGATCCAGCAGCCGATATACGATTATTCTACCCATACCCGCACTGATGAAACGTTGCCGATTGGGCCGCATCATGTAATCGTGCTCGAAGGAATACTTGTACTTGACGATCCGGAATTGCGAAAGCTGATGGATATCAAAGTCTATGTCGATACCGACGCCGATATCCGGTTGGCTCGCCGAATTCTGCGGGATATTCAGGAACGCGGCCGGTCAATAACAAATGTCCTGAAGCAGTACGAAGAAACGGTTCGGGTGATGCATTTACTATTCGTAGAGCCGTCGAAGCGGTATTCCGATATCATTATCCCTGAAGGCGGATACAATCATGTTGCCATCGATTTACTGGTAACGAAGATTCGTGACTTACTCGCCCATCGCAAATAA
- a CDS encoding thymidine kinase, which yields MNIIRSDHGWLEVIVGPMFSGKTEELIRRVRRAAIAGQNVVVFKPAIDSRYDAVDIVSHSEIHFPSIPIATHDDIFPLSQTSHVIGIDEGQFLGVGLIGIVEALIKQGKRVIVSGLDLDYAGVPFEPMPYLMATAEYLDKMLAICVRCGNPASRTQRLVAGGDRVVVGAKDLYEARCRNCWTNPDAFTKPDDPPTIV from the coding sequence ATGAATATTATCCGCAGTGATCACGGTTGGCTCGAAGTAATTGTCGGACCGATGTTCTCCGGGAAAACGGAAGAACTAATCCGCAGGGTTCGCCGAGCTGCCATCGCTGGACAAAATGTTGTAGTCTTCAAACCGGCGATTGATAGCCGGTATGATGCGGTCGATATCGTATCCCATAGCGAGATTCATTTCCCTTCGATTCCCATCGCTACCCATGACGATATTTTCCCGCTATCCCAAACATCGCATGTCATTGGTATCGACGAAGGACAGTTTTTGGGAGTTGGACTCATTGGGATTGTCGAAGCGCTCATCAAACAAGGAAAACGGGTGATAGTATCCGGTTTGGATCTCGATTATGCCGGCGTGCCGTTTGAACCGATGCCGTATCTCATGGCGACTGCCGAGTATCTGGATAAAATGCTGGCGATTTGCGTCCGTTGTGGAAATCCCGCCAGCCGCACCCAACGCCTTGTTGCCGGTGGCGACCGGGTCGTCGTTGGAGCGAAGGATTTGTACGAAGCGCGGTGCCGCAATTGCTGGACGAATCCCGATGCATTCACGAAACCCGATGATCCCCCAACTATCGTATAA
- a CDS encoding patatin-like phospholipase family protein produces MKEKGSAIRRIVLLTALLLGSLLSPVYAETEVVARQDTVTKTPFVLVLSGGGSRGLAHIGLLRVLEWNGIVPDMIVGTSFGAVVGALWSSGYSTDEISTIFKDFDWSNLFSDRPNRTAMFLSKREYDQLGLLTLRFGPGGRPIVPSSLIIGQVLFSNLRHIFDAAPYQPTPSFDALRVPIRIVSCDLSNGERKVFCERALALACRATVSYPLFFAPVPEGTHLYADGGIAENIPVMTARELYPRAFVVAVNCTAPILPEIKSETPWEIADRVTTILQQDRNYLSQVNADIVLNPVTQSFSSVDFSKIDSLIMMGESSGLELLRKHPELQLRKSSRKTDEISIYAIPLTTDDRKELEQPTDNDYSVFRRLSTYYGKNGWVNGYVSKIDRLSDRTYYTVQTPNLISVRVEGSDKSLPTLMKGEIGLRTGLPLRKRDLDRTVDYLYGSGMFDFVYPVREAVPGGYSLRFLVKERTLPVLRLGAGYDSHRGGSGQIQFLYDNIVGISTHGALMFQFGERDVMASVRFRADRLVGKFGAVDFDVTGQRTEWPKFTEANLSQISYRRIGGSAALGQSVARWSLVAFGFRWQELQVDEFNRKTIYRLTPLFARLTMDTEDRNPFPNSGQQTYAIWESAQKQWSDAEYSRFYLYHVSSYKLMKRLVVSPQLVGGFNNGGSPRSEWYRIGGPWDFWGLETGEREARNLGMAAFTARWDLISQLVADTYLELRGNAAILSHTQSLRWKKENRILGGGIGVALSTWLGPVRLVWAWSGQEPEKATPMVSLSLGSSIPNPLGPRPIY; encoded by the coding sequence ATGAAAGAGAAAGGTAGCGCGATTCGTCGAATTGTGCTACTTACTGCTCTTCTGCTGGGAAGTCTTCTTTCCCCGGTGTATGCAGAAACGGAAGTAGTCGCGCGTCAAGATACGGTAACAAAAACTCCGTTCGTCTTAGTTTTGAGTGGCGGTGGATCCCGTGGGCTTGCTCACATCGGTTTACTGCGGGTGTTGGAATGGAATGGAATTGTACCTGACATGATTGTCGGTACTTCGTTTGGTGCCGTTGTCGGTGCGTTATGGAGTAGTGGTTACAGTACCGATGAAATCTCGACCATCTTCAAGGATTTCGATTGGTCGAATCTCTTTTCCGACCGTCCAAACCGGACAGCGATGTTTTTAAGTAAGCGTGAGTATGACCAACTGGGCTTACTGACATTGCGATTCGGACCGGGGGGGCGGCCGATTGTTCCTTCCAGTTTGATTATCGGTCAAGTGTTGTTTTCCAATTTGCGACATATCTTTGATGCCGCACCCTATCAACCGACCCCCTCTTTTGATGCATTACGAGTCCCAATCCGTATTGTAAGTTGCGATCTCTCCAATGGCGAACGGAAAGTATTTTGCGAAAGGGCCTTGGCCTTAGCATGTCGGGCGACTGTGAGTTACCCCCTCTTTTTTGCGCCGGTTCCCGAAGGAACACACTTGTATGCCGATGGCGGAATTGCCGAGAACATCCCGGTAATGACTGCTCGCGAACTATATCCGCGAGCGTTTGTTGTAGCAGTAAACTGCACCGCGCCGATTTTGCCGGAGATTAAGTCGGAAACCCCGTGGGAAATCGCCGACCGAGTTACAACCATCCTACAGCAAGATCGCAATTACCTCAGCCAGGTGAATGCCGACATCGTGCTGAACCCAGTAACACAAAGTTTTAGCTCAGTCGATTTCTCGAAAATCGATAGTCTGATTATGATGGGGGAATCGTCGGGACTTGAGTTGCTCCGGAAGCATCCCGAACTCCAGTTACGCAAATCCTCACGCAAAACAGATGAAATATCGATATACGCAATTCCATTGACAACAGATGACCGAAAAGAGTTAGAACAACCAACTGATAATGACTACTCCGTTTTTCGACGACTATCGACCTATTATGGAAAAAATGGTTGGGTAAACGGGTACGTCTCAAAAATCGACCGATTATCCGACCGTACCTATTATACTGTTCAAACCCCGAACTTGATTTCAGTTCGGGTCGAAGGAAGTGATAAATCGCTCCCTACCTTAATGAAAGGGGAAATCGGGTTGCGTACCGGTTTACCTCTACGTAAACGCGATTTGGATCGCACGGTCGATTACTTGTATGGTTCGGGGATGTTCGATTTTGTCTATCCGGTTCGAGAAGCGGTTCCCGGTGGCTATTCCCTTCGCTTTCTGGTGAAAGAGCGAACATTACCGGTCTTGCGATTGGGTGCCGGCTACGATTCGCATCGAGGGGGAAGTGGTCAAATCCAGTTCCTGTATGACAACATTGTCGGGATTTCAACCCACGGTGCATTGATGTTTCAATTTGGCGAGCGTGATGTAATGGCATCGGTAAGGTTCCGTGCCGACCGGTTAGTGGGGAAGTTTGGCGCAGTCGATTTCGATGTTACTGGTCAACGTACCGAGTGGCCTAAATTTACCGAAGCGAATTTATCTCAGATTAGTTATCGGAGGATCGGTGGCAGTGCAGCATTGGGGCAGTCGGTTGCTCGTTGGAGTCTGGTCGCATTTGGATTTCGTTGGCAGGAATTGCAAGTCGACGAGTTTAATCGAAAGACGATTTACCGGTTGACACCACTATTTGCTCGGTTGACAATGGACACCGAGGATCGCAATCCTTTCCCGAATTCGGGACAGCAAACCTATGCGATTTGGGAATCGGCGCAAAAACAGTGGTCAGATGCCGAGTACTCCCGCTTCTACCTGTACCATGTTTCCAGTTATAAATTGATGAAGCGATTGGTAGTTTCGCCACAATTGGTTGGTGGTTTTAACAATGGCGGTTCACCGCGGTCAGAGTGGTACCGGATTGGCGGTCCATGGGATTTCTGGGGTTTGGAGACCGGGGAGCGGGAAGCGCGAAACTTGGGAATGGCAGCTTTTACCGCCCGGTGGGATTTAATCTCTCAATTGGTTGCTGACACCTATCTTGAATTGAGAGGGAATGCCGCCATCTTATCGCATACTCAGAGTTTGCGCTGGAAAAAGGAGAATCGCATTTTAGGTGGTGGAATTGGCGTAGCACTTTCTACATGGTTAGGTCCGGTAAGATTGGTTTGGGCTTGGTCGGGTCAAGAACCAGAAAAAGCGACCCCTATGGTTTCGTTATCGTTGGGAAGCTCGATACCAAACCCGTTAGGACCTCGTCCGATTTATTAA
- a CDS encoding purine-nucleoside phosphorylase produces the protein MLETSQHPDLKPILDTIHSRWLQANPGKLLEPVELGVVLGSGLGALAEQVENPVIIPTNELPDYPVSTVPGHAGKLYIGSLAGRRVALLSGRIHYYEGYTPQQVVMPVRMLRGLGATGYVVTNASGGIRDDLTPGTLMRITDHINFIGMNPLRGLHNPELGPRFPDLTNSYTAEWGKIADTVADELQISLRQGILGAMSGPTYETPAEVRMWRTLGVDAACMSTVPEVMVATAMGMKVLGISCITNRAAGLSTTPLTHEEVTIVANQVREKFVKLLLGVLPRLR, from the coding sequence ATGCTCGAAACATCGCAACACCCCGACTTGAAACCGATTTTGGATACCATTCATTCCCGTTGGCTGCAAGCGAATCCCGGCAAACTATTGGAACCGGTCGAATTGGGTGTTGTCTTGGGTTCTGGGCTCGGCGCTCTTGCGGAACAAGTCGAAAATCCTGTGATTATTCCCACCAATGAGCTACCGGATTATCCCGTATCGACTGTTCCCGGTCATGCTGGAAAATTGTATATCGGTTCACTGGCAGGACGTCGAGTGGCACTGCTCTCCGGGCGAATACACTATTATGAAGGGTACACACCGCAGCAAGTTGTAATGCCCGTTCGGATGTTACGCGGATTGGGCGCAACGGGTTATGTCGTAACCAACGCTTCGGGCGGCATTCGCGATGATCTTACACCCGGTACGCTGATGCGGATTACCGATCATATCAATTTCATCGGCATGAATCCATTGCGTGGTTTACACAACCCGGAATTAGGACCGCGCTTTCCCGATCTTACCAATTCCTACACTGCTGAATGGGGAAAGATTGCCGACACCGTTGCCGATGAATTACAGATTTCATTGCGTCAAGGCATTCTGGGAGCAATGAGCGGTCCAACTTACGAAACCCCGGCAGAGGTTCGAATGTGGCGTACGTTGGGCGTTGATGCCGCGTGCATGAGTACTGTTCCGGAAGTGATGGTAGCTACCGCGATGGGAATGAAGGTGCTGGGTATCTCATGTATTACCAACCGCGCTGCCGGTCTTTCGACGACCCCACTTACTCACGAAGAAGTAACAATCGTTGCGAATCAAGTCCGCGAAAAATTTGTTAAACTACTACTCGGAGTATTGCCACGTCTGCGATAA
- the asnB gene encoding asparagine synthase (glutamine-hydrolyzing) — MCGIAGILGRSESLRPPIQWLQGMAKSIAHRGPDGDGFFLEGTCGFAHRRLSIRDLTETGKQPMTSHNGLVTVVFNGELYNDDELRSSLHASGTRFRGSSDTEVLVELFARDGWDALPQFSGMFALAVWFHDRKELLLARDFAGIKPLYYSIQPAWFLFASEIPALLTTGLVPPDINEPAISQYVRHAQPAIGERTLWSHIRVLPPSGWLRVNHLGEVSHGFLWRPPTHIEEEYRNNDALVAHRLQELLSDETKRELKADVPVGAYLSGGVDSTILLAEVASVATSVRTFGIRFPDAGFDESRYAKLAASAFQVQHTQLTYSLDSYVDDWVQLVAQRGAPLTVPNEPPLKALAQAASQELKVVLTGEGSDELFGGYPLLSRAPFDFHRSKLLASNPELFGEAAETLTNALVSQYGRATFLSPLDHFTRAYRWIPVPLTAILFGLERARSIENDAYLDTFWREHFARTASLPYEEQAQTILWSVHLPGLLGRIDATTMAASIEGRVPFVSKKLVEFGLSLPLSQKLRFRSLEAEAQAFRLPASEISGKLDIAKYVLREAYKNRIPNSLRMRSKTSFPVPLEQWFSGRLRNTIRDRLIACAEKSHWFDRDGIEYLFSQALPPGSGIALWMALNLALFYDVRESLQTPQK; from the coding sequence ATGTGCGGCATCGCTGGCATTCTGGGCAGATCCGAATCTCTCCGACCACCGATCCAGTGGTTGCAGGGGATGGCAAAGTCGATTGCCCATCGCGGGCCTGACGGCGACGGTTTTTTTCTCGAAGGAACTTGCGGGTTTGCTCATCGCCGGTTATCGATCCGCGATCTAACAGAAACCGGCAAACAGCCGATGACCTCCCACAACGGTCTCGTTACCGTTGTATTCAACGGCGAATTGTATAATGACGATGAGTTACGCAGTTCGCTGCATGCCAGTGGAACAAGATTTCGCGGTAGCTCCGACACCGAAGTTTTGGTCGAATTGTTCGCCCGCGATGGGTGGGACGCCCTCCCCCAATTCAGCGGGATGTTTGCATTAGCGGTCTGGTTTCACGACCGGAAGGAATTGTTGCTCGCCCGCGATTTCGCCGGGATCAAACCACTCTACTATTCGATTCAACCTGCTTGGTTTTTGTTCGCTTCGGAAATCCCCGCGTTACTGACAACAGGATTAGTGCCGCCGGATATCAATGAACCTGCAATATCGCAGTATGTTCGCCATGCACAACCAGCCATCGGCGAACGTACGTTATGGTCGCACATTCGGGTGTTACCGCCGAGTGGTTGGCTGCGGGTAAATCATTTGGGGGAAGTATCGCACGGCTTTTTGTGGCGGCCGCCCACTCACATCGAGGAAGAGTATCGCAATAATGACGCCCTTGTCGCTCATCGCTTGCAAGAGCTGTTATCCGACGAAACGAAACGTGAATTGAAAGCCGATGTGCCAGTCGGAGCGTATCTTTCGGGCGGAGTCGATTCGACCATTCTGCTTGCCGAAGTAGCTTCCGTCGCAACAAGTGTTCGCACCTTCGGTATCCGGTTTCCCGATGCGGGATTCGATGAGAGTCGCTATGCGAAGTTAGCGGCGAGTGCTTTTCAAGTCCAGCACACTCAGCTCACTTACTCGTTGGACAGTTATGTCGACGACTGGGTACAATTGGTGGCGCAGCGCGGCGCACCGCTCACCGTTCCGAATGAACCGCCATTAAAAGCGTTGGCGCAAGCCGCTTCGCAAGAGTTGAAAGTCGTACTCACTGGAGAAGGAAGCGATGAGTTATTCGGCGGGTATCCGTTACTGTCGCGCGCACCATTCGATTTTCATCGCAGCAAGTTGCTGGCTTCGAATCCCGAATTATTTGGCGAAGCCGCAGAAACGCTTACCAATGCGTTAGTTTCGCAATATGGGCGGGCAACGTTTCTAAGTCCGCTCGATCACTTTACCCGCGCCTACCGCTGGATTCCGGTACCGTTAACTGCAATTCTCTTTGGGTTGGAACGGGCTCGTTCCATCGAAAACGACGCATATCTCGATACGTTTTGGCGCGAACATTTCGCCCGTACCGCTTCGCTTCCTTACGAAGAGCAAGCACAGACAATACTCTGGAGTGTTCACCTGCCGGGATTGCTCGGACGGATCGACGCGACCACGATGGCGGCTTCGATTGAAGGACGGGTGCCGTTCGTATCGAAAAAATTAGTCGAGTTTGGATTGTCGCTGCCGTTGTCGCAGAAATTGCGATTCCGTTCCTTGGAAGCGGAGGCTCAAGCGTTCCGGTTACCCGCTTCCGAGATTTCCGGAAAACTGGATATTGCGAAGTATGTTCTGCGGGAAGCGTACAAAAACCGGATACCGAATTCGCTAAGGATGCGGAGTAAGACGAGTTTTCCGGTGCCGCTTGAGCAGTGGTTTTCCGGGCGGTTGCGGAATACGATTCGCGACCGGTTGATTGCTTGTGCTGAGAAATCGCATTGGTTTGACCGGGACGGCATTGAATACTTGTTTAGTCAAGCGCTTCCCCCCGGGAGTGGTATCGCCTTGTGGATGGCGCTAAATCTGGCGTTATTCTACGACGTGCGGGAATCGTTGCAGACTCCACAGAAGTAA
- a CDS encoding glycosyltransferase has product MALYFDLLALPAPGDISRLWNSLFQQTEQRFRLFLPKSTGTIPVDPRIIVLDTPDDIPAGDLLRLFFAQSEAPILGLLPSTTTLTGNALERIDRMLRSRRDCGWAFSDYETVETCGTRRIELLDDRGDLTEREDRGPCLWIVRDALQAAGGIREGLRFAPLYDLKLRLGERYRTLHIPEALVQQHLVQPILSEAEKKQAEKLYFPGQGKFGGFSYLFLDPAEEAEIESVFYDSLKRRGAWLEAEEGIIDCPPDVWYQTGAPVVSVVIPVYNRAKFIGSAIESVVQGIYSDYEIIVVDNASTDNTVQVVEAIMQTNPKIRLLKRKTNVIGEALNDGLFAARGKYLAQLDSDDFYSPNTLQSAVAVLDNDPKAGVAISYYDLVDENGVAMPEFGTITHSQYNRNNILRRDGAGAARIWRRSVLLHNGGFDEASFGSYGEDYDMILKCGERHRVVRIQEILYHYRRHPDNTDVLRHHSMKIWSKTEARQRGLIRRRRINDLLKSETAS; this is encoded by the coding sequence ATGGCTTTGTACTTTGACTTGTTAGCGTTACCAGCGCCAGGCGATATCTCGCGACTTTGGAATTCGTTGTTTCAACAAACCGAACAACGGTTTCGGTTATTTTTACCGAAGTCCACCGGGACAATTCCGGTAGACCCTCGTATTATCGTTTTGGATACCCCGGATGACATTCCCGCCGGCGACTTGTTACGGCTTTTCTTTGCCCAAAGTGAAGCACCAATACTGGGACTGTTACCAAGTACAACGACATTAACAGGCAATGCATTGGAACGAATCGACCGGATGCTCCGTTCACGGCGCGATTGCGGTTGGGCATTTTCCGATTACGAAACAGTCGAAACTTGCGGAACCCGACGGATCGAGCTACTCGACGATCGCGGCGACTTAACCGAGCGGGAGGACCGCGGCCCATGTTTATGGATCGTCCGTGATGCATTGCAAGCAGCGGGTGGAATTCGGGAAGGGCTCCGGTTTGCTCCGTTGTACGATCTGAAATTACGGTTGGGTGAACGTTATCGTACGCTACATATCCCGGAAGCGCTGGTACAGCAACATCTTGTACAACCAATTCTCAGCGAAGCGGAAAAAAAGCAGGCGGAGAAGCTCTATTTCCCCGGACAAGGAAAGTTTGGCGGTTTTTCCTACCTCTTTCTCGATCCCGCTGAAGAAGCGGAAATTGAATCGGTGTTTTACGATTCGTTGAAACGCCGGGGCGCATGGCTGGAAGCGGAAGAAGGGATTATCGATTGTCCTCCCGATGTATGGTACCAAACCGGCGCTCCCGTTGTTTCGGTGGTGATTCCCGTGTACAACCGAGCGAAATTCATCGGCAGCGCCATTGAATCGGTCGTTCAAGGAATTTATTCGGATTACGAAATCATCGTAGTAGATAACGCTTCGACCGACAATACGGTGCAAGTGGTCGAAGCGATCATGCAAACGAATCCGAAAATCCGGTTATTGAAACGCAAGACCAATGTCATCGGCGAAGCGCTGAACGACGGTTTGTTCGCCGCCCGCGGCAAGTACCTTGCCCAGCTCGACAGTGATGATTTTTATTCGCCGAATACACTGCAAAGTGCGGTTGCTGTATTGGACAACGATCCGAAAGCTGGAGTTGCTATCAGCTATTACGATTTGGTCGATGAGAATGGTGTGGCAATGCCGGAATTTGGTACGATTACCCATTCGCAGTATAACCGCAACAACATTCTGCGGCGGGATGGCGCAGGCGCGGCACGAATATGGCGGCGCAGTGTGTTACTGCACAATGGGGGATTCGACGAGGCAAGTTTTGGCAGTTACGGCGAAGATTACGACATGATTTTGAAATGTGGCGAGCGGCATCGCGTCGTACGCATTCAAGAGATTTTGTACCATTATCGCCGCCATCCTGATAACACCGATGTGCTGCGACATCACAGCATGAAAATCTGGTCGAAGACGGAAGCTCGGCAACGAGGGTTGATTCGCCGTCGCCGGATCAACGATCTTTTGAAATCGGAAACAGCATCATGA